In Vespula vulgaris chromosome 19, iyVesVulg1.1, whole genome shotgun sequence, a single genomic region encodes these proteins:
- the LOC127070883 gene encoding acidic amino acid decarboxylase GADL1: MAETGSSNGIIDLLEDLLRILKEEKLFDARCNQSVINFRHPQDLKNIIPLTLNDDGASSEEIDIIIRQIIKYSVKTFSPNFHNQLYAGADEYGIVGSCLTDVFNSSQYTYEVGPVFTLIEHEVLEKCLKLVGYPSIPEADGILCPGGSISNMYAMVMARYKKLPEIKRMGCSGFPPLACFSSEESHYSIMKGVHWLGIGTEHVYKIKSDQLGKMLPNDLKRAINEAKANGELPFFVNATCGTTVLGAFDPLPEIAKICEEESLWMHVDACLGGTLLLSEKYRERLRGIELSNSVAWNPHKMLGVPLQCSIFLVKGKKALHKTNCAGATYLFQQDKFYDVSWDTGDKSIQCGRKVDAMKFWLMWKARGTSGLRKSVDVAMSAAEYFLDRIKMLDGYRLVLPSYECSNICFWYIPPSMRNQEETDDWWQKLYKVTTTIKERMVLDGTLMISYMPLIHKNLGNFFRMVVTCQPPPTRASMDYIIDLIEKYGANL; this comes from the exons ATGGCTGAGACTGGTAGTTCTAACGGTATCATCGACTTGCTCGAGGATCTTTTAAGGATTCTCAAAGAGGAAAAGCTCTTTGATGCGAGATGTAATCAATCAGTGATTAATTTTCGGCATCCGCAGGATCTCAAG AATATAATACCGTTAACATTAAATGATGACGGTGCTAGTTCCGaggaaatcgatattatcatacgacaaataataaaatattcggtGAAAACATTTAGTCCGAACTTTCACAATCAACTTTACGCGGGTGCAGACGAATATGGAATTGTCGGTTCTTGTCTCACCGATGTTTTTAATTCGAGTCA ATATACGTACGAAGTAGGACCGGTTTTTACATTGATAGAACATGAAGTGTTAGAGAAATGCTTAAAGCTCGTTGGATATCCATCGATACCGGAAGCCGATGGTATTTTATGTCCAGGTGGTAGTATATCTAACATGTACGCAATGGTAATGGCCAGGTATAAGAAATTACCGGAAATCAAGAGAATGGGATGTAGTGGTTTTCCACCTTTGGCATGCTTTTCCAGTGAAGAAAGTCATTATTCTATAATGAAAGGTGTTCATTGGTTAGGTATTGGCACCGAGCATGTTTATAAG ATCAAGTCTGACCAGTTAGGAAAAATGTTACcaaatgatttaaaaagagCGATAAACGAGGCCAAGGCCAATGGAGAATTACCATTTTTTGTTAATGCAACATGCGGAACCACGGTTCTCGGTGCTTTCGATCCATTGCCAGAAATAGCAAAAATCTGCGAAGAAGAATCTCTTTGGATGCACGTTGAC GCATGCCTCGGTGGAACTTTATTGCTTTCCGAAAAGTATCGCGAACGTTTACGTGGAATCGAATT ATCTAATTCGGTAGCTTGGAATCCTCACAAAATGCTTGGCGTACCTTTACAATGTTCTATATTTTTGGTGAAGGGTAAGAAAGCATTGCATAAAACCAATTGCGCTGGTGCTACGTATCTCTTCCAACAGGACAAATTTTATGACGTGTCCTGGGACACAGGCGATAAGAGTATTCAATGTGGTAGAAAG GTAGATGCCATGAAATTTTGGCTTATGTGGAAGGCACGAGGAACTAGCGGTTTGAGAAAATCTGTCGATGTTGCAATGTCCGCAGCCGAATATTTTCTGGATAGAATAAAGATGTTGGATGGTTATAGGCTCGTTTTGCCGAGTTATGAATGCTCCAATATCTGTTTTtg GTACATACCACCTAGCATGCGCAATCAAGAGGAGACCGATGATTGGTGgcaaaaattatacaaagttACAACGACGATAAAAGAACGAATGGTACTCGATGGCACCCTTATGATCAGTTATATGCCTCTGATTCATAAAAATCTtggaaatttctttcgtatggTCGTCACCTGTCAACCACCACCTACGCGTGCTTCTATGGATTATATCATTGATCTAATCGAGAAGTATGGAGcgaatttgtaa